One genomic window of Bartonella sp. HY038 includes the following:
- a CDS encoding methylmalonyl-CoA mutase family protein has protein sequence MDNKLSVESVKTQQNAGGMSNQRQFGWSAMQRADDPDVNRANKQLKQDIANGANGVAIVFAGAHNAYGFGLPPEPDTIEKLFDGVALDGLHLRLENHSHGRPITDTFITYLQKSRIDLNRTQITFGTDPTASLATTGRLKMSIAALKASLPQSMSAFFSSGLPGVVLEADGRPYHNAGATEAQEIGAMLSVAVSHLKMIEDGRHHILYALPHIGFATSLDQDPVLGKAKLRALRLLWHRIQKGLGVENPFPAIIHVETSMRMMSAHDPLLNISRCNLASYAAISSGVVSLNVLPFSMPLGLADSFARRQALLSQLILAEENAATSVFDASENSENSAPADMLVDAAWEEYQRFERAGGILETLIDGSLELRFEEARDLRTTAFLKGERTILGVTKARLQNELPVCGIYDQKPSQFVADGIVHCKPLTFKRLETCYEEAAAIAPAGAALVV, from the coding sequence ATGGATAACAAATTATCTGTTGAAAGCGTAAAAACTCAACAAAACGCTGGTGGTATGTCTAATCAACGTCAATTTGGTTGGTCGGCAATGCAACGGGCTGATGATCCTGACGTTAATCGTGCAAATAAACAGTTGAAGCAAGATATTGCCAATGGCGCCAATGGTGTTGCTATTGTTTTTGCTGGAGCCCATAACGCTTATGGATTTGGATTGCCGCCGGAGCCTGATACAATTGAAAAATTGTTTGACGGCGTTGCTCTTGATGGTTTGCATCTGCGGTTAGAAAACCATTCTCATGGTCGTCCGATTACGGATACATTTATTACCTATTTGCAAAAAAGCCGTATTGACCTCAATCGCACACAAATCACTTTCGGCACTGACCCGACAGCAAGTCTTGCAACGACAGGTCGCCTTAAAATGTCTATTGCAGCATTAAAAGCGTCTTTACCCCAGTCTATGTCGGCTTTTTTCTCATCTGGGCTTCCAGGTGTCGTGCTTGAAGCGGATGGTCGTCCTTATCACAATGCAGGAGCAACTGAGGCGCAGGAAATTGGCGCAATGTTGTCGGTTGCGGTTAGTCACTTGAAGATGATTGAAGATGGTAGACATCACATCCTATATGCGCTGCCTCATATTGGTTTTGCAACATCACTTGATCAAGATCCCGTTCTTGGCAAGGCAAAATTGCGCGCATTGAGACTTTTATGGCATAGAATTCAAAAGGGTCTTGGTGTTGAAAATCCATTTCCTGCCATCATTCATGTCGAAACATCCATGCGGATGATGAGCGCCCATGACCCATTATTAAATATTTCCCGCTGCAATCTTGCAAGCTATGCGGCTATTTCATCGGGTGTTGTGTCACTCAATGTCTTACCTTTTTCAATGCCACTTGGGCTTGCGGATTCATTTGCACGCCGGCAAGCCTTGTTAAGCCAACTTATATTGGCCGAAGAAAATGCCGCAACATCCGTTTTTGATGCAAGTGAAAATAGTGAAAATAGCGCGCCTGCGGATATGCTTGTTGATGCTGCATGGGAAGAATATCAGCGCTTTGAACGTGCGGGCGGCATTTTAGAAACTTTGATTGATGGTAGTCTTGAATTGCGTTTTGAAGAAGCTCGTGATTTACGGACCACCGCATTCTTGAAAGGGGAACGCACTATTTTGGGCGTGACTAAAGCGCGGTTGCAAAATGAGTTGCCAGTTTGTGGTATTTATGATCAAAAGCCTAGCCAATTTGTTGCCGATGGCATTGTTCATTGCAAACCATTAACCTTTAAGCGCCTTGAAACATGCTATGAGGAAGCGGCAGCAATAGCACCCGCTGGTGCTGCGCTAGTCGTTTAG
- a CDS encoding MFS transporter — MSGYSNAQRSKAWSIYLGVSLILVALNLRPVFSSLSILLSPDISNSTGISGFQAGLLTTLPVVCLGIFAPLAPWGASKIGAERTMFLALIVLAIGTALRGFGPLSTLYLGSILAGAAIALGNVLMPSLVKRDFPHHIPLMTGLFSMALCGGAAIAVGFTVPLKHILNGSWQLTLAAWAIPVLLAIILWLPQLKSHSEQGTQGRYQVKGLLRQPIAWQVTLFMGLQSALAYSVFGWLAQIIVERGIKPEQAGIITSVSILIQVVASLIMPLIAGRRSSQSGICVFLTSIAGIGLVGFILAPISTIWIWVVLQGLGQGGLIAVAMVIIALRSHDAPVASHLSGMAQGIGYCIAAIGPFLVGIIHEASGGFDATAGLFVALCLGAAFTGYLAGRPKTIPIKAQRID; from the coding sequence ATGTCTGGTTATTCAAATGCCCAACGCAGCAAAGCGTGGAGCATATATTTGGGGGTGTCTTTAATTCTTGTTGCCTTAAATCTAAGACCGGTTTTTTCAAGCCTTTCGATTTTACTTTCTCCCGACATTTCCAATTCAACCGGCATAAGTGGCTTTCAGGCAGGGTTATTAACAACATTGCCAGTTGTTTGCCTTGGCATTTTTGCCCCACTAGCACCGTGGGGTGCATCTAAAATTGGCGCGGAACGCACCATGTTCTTAGCATTAATCGTACTGGCTATTGGAACTGCTTTACGCGGGTTTGGACCATTATCAACGCTTTATCTAGGTTCCATTTTGGCTGGCGCTGCCATTGCTCTTGGTAATGTATTGATGCCGTCTTTGGTTAAACGAGATTTCCCCCATCATATTCCTTTAATGACGGGACTATTTTCCATGGCGCTTTGCGGCGGCGCTGCCATTGCTGTTGGCTTTACCGTTCCTTTAAAACACATTTTAAATGGTTCATGGCAGCTCACTCTGGCGGCTTGGGCGATCCCAGTATTGTTAGCCATTATTTTATGGTTACCACAATTAAAAAGCCATTCAGAACAAGGCACGCAAGGTCGCTACCAAGTTAAAGGTCTATTGAGGCAGCCAATTGCTTGGCAAGTAACTTTATTTATGGGATTACAATCAGCCCTTGCCTATTCAGTTTTTGGTTGGCTTGCCCAAATAATCGTAGAACGGGGTATTAAACCTGAACAGGCAGGAATTATCACCTCGGTTTCAATTCTTATTCAAGTGGTTGCAAGTCTCATTATGCCACTTATTGCTGGCCGTAGAAGCAGCCAAAGCGGCATATGCGTCTTTTTAACATCTATTGCCGGCATTGGACTTGTTGGCTTTATTTTGGCACCTATTTCAACAATCTGGATTTGGGTGGTTTTACAAGGTCTTGGACAAGGCGGCCTAATCGCAGTTGCTATGGTGATTATTGCTTTGCGCTCCCACGATGCGCCAGTTGCATCCCACCTTTCTGGCATGGCGCAAGGCATTGGCTATTGTATTGCTGCCATTGGTCCATTTCTTGTCGGCATTATTCACGAAGCAAGTGGTGGTTTTGATGCCACAGCTGGTCTATTTGTTGCCCTTTGCCTTGGTGCGGCATTTACTGGTTATCTTGCAGGCCGCCCCAAAACAATTCCGATAAAAGCACAACGGATTGATTAA
- a CDS encoding alpha/beta hydrolase, with protein MMKRFYLTLFILSAVCSPVWANDNDCLSQASASCLDNLQTTDKTDRQNTVAIDSRAVAVDANAIKAKSHNNDVQAISRNSEFIYQIDRPQNASGDVVVLMHGSGGNEKSLMPFARSIWPRATLVGIRGRVVQKGQRRWYTKITATRFDQKDVSREAEAFVSFLTKLADENELDISRSTFIGYSNGANLLAVVLLQQPDLVRRAVLMRSMPVLDTMPRANLHKTSILTLSGQKDRLYSPFAPVLSSLLKNNGAKVESHMIAADHMIGELDKKQITAWLGNGNSDSLSAMSKPTK; from the coding sequence ATGATGAAACGTTTTTACCTGACACTCTTCATTCTATCTGCAGTTTGCAGCCCCGTTTGGGCTAATGATAATGATTGTCTTTCACAAGCTTCGGCATCTTGTTTGGATAATTTGCAAACAACAGATAAGACCGATAGGCAAAATACTGTTGCGATCGATAGTCGCGCAGTAGCCGTTGACGCCAATGCTATCAAAGCTAAGTCGCATAACAATGATGTGCAAGCTATAAGCCGCAATAGTGAATTTATTTATCAGATTGATCGGCCCCAAAACGCATCTGGCGATGTTGTTGTATTAATGCATGGTTCTGGTGGTAATGAAAAAAGCCTTATGCCTTTTGCTCGCTCGATCTGGCCACGAGCAACCTTGGTGGGTATTCGTGGTCGTGTTGTGCAAAAGGGTCAAAGACGTTGGTACACCAAAATAACTGCAACGCGTTTTGATCAAAAAGATGTAAGCCGCGAAGCTGAAGCTTTTGTAAGCTTTTTAACCAAACTTGCTGATGAAAATGAGTTGGATATAAGTCGCTCTACCTTTATTGGTTATTCCAATGGTGCAAATTTGCTCGCCGTTGTACTTTTACAACAACCTGATCTTGTGCGCCGTGCGGTGTTGATGCGTTCTATGCCAGTGCTTGATACAATGCCGCGTGCGAATCTTCATAAGACAAGTATCTTGACCCTATCAGGACAAAAGGATCGGCTTTACTCTCCTTTTGCGCCGGTATTGTCGTCCTTGCTGAAAAATAATGGTGCGAAGGTTGAGAGCCATATGATTGCTGCTGATCATATGATTGGAGAGCTTGATAAAAAGCAAATTACCGCTTGGCTCGGTAATGGTAACAGCGATAGTCTGTCGGCAATGTCCAAACCAACAAAGTAA
- a CDS encoding DUF4105 domain-containing protein: MRKFLKILFHLIWTLVLLLGFLWCGLGFFYQLNSIAFSIIGLIWLILAGFVLYSEWQWKPRAARIIAIIAFIGFGIWWSTIKPSLNGDWDPALQYGVTANLTGSTVHVSHIRDFDWQTPEQGIPRWFDASFDLTQLKSMNIYLSYWMGPYIAHTLVGFEFDNGQELIFSSEIRREKGQEFSAIGGFFKEFELITIAATKEDIIRLRTDIRKEQVYRYPLKTSSGQTQALFLTYIEKANALSKTPRFYNTATANCTTVVFDMARILEPSIPKDWRILFSGQLPSYLYDHGFIDTSVSLEQVVKNAHLPPETP; the protein is encoded by the coding sequence ATGCGAAAATTTTTAAAGATTTTGTTTCATCTCATATGGACCTTAGTTTTACTGCTTGGCTTTTTGTGGTGTGGGCTTGGTTTTTTCTATCAGCTCAATAGCATTGCTTTTTCAATCATTGGCTTGATTTGGCTTATTCTTGCAGGTTTTGTACTTTATAGCGAATGGCAATGGAAACCACGCGCCGCGCGAATAATAGCAATTATTGCCTTTATCGGCTTTGGAATTTGGTGGTCAACGATTAAGCCATCCTTGAATGGAGATTGGGATCCAGCTTTACAATATGGTGTCACCGCTAATTTAACCGGCAGCACCGTCCATGTTTCTCATATTCGCGATTTTGATTGGCAAACACCTGAGCAAGGCATCCCCCGTTGGTTTGATGCAAGTTTTGATCTTACTCAATTAAAAAGCATGAATATTTATCTGTCTTACTGGATGGGGCCTTACATTGCCCATACTTTGGTTGGGTTTGAATTTGACAATGGACAGGAGCTAATTTTTTCTTCGGAAATTCGCCGCGAAAAAGGCCAAGAATTTTCAGCAATTGGTGGTTTTTTCAAGGAATTTGAACTCATCACCATTGCAGCGACCAAAGAAGATATTATTCGTTTACGCACCGATATCCGCAAAGAACAAGTTTATCGCTACCCGCTTAAAACATCTTCTGGTCAAACACAGGCGCTGTTTTTAACCTATATTGAAAAGGCAAATGCTTTATCTAAAACGCCGCGTTTTTATAATACGGCAACGGCCAATTGCACGACGGTCGTCTTTGATATGGCTCGTATATTAGAACCCTCTATCCCCAAAGATTGGCGAATTTTGTTTTCAGGGCAATTGCCTTCCTATCTTTATGATCATGGTTTTATTGATACATCGGTAAGTTTGGAACAAGTGGTAAAAAACGCACATTTGCCCCCAGAAACTCCATAA
- a CDS encoding DUF4105 domain-containing protein, whose translation MKQVTKIIFKIILSLLLILFFIWTGLAFYYQAPFGKAIGYIFLALWLLFSFWVIWTQWSKRPWRGRIAVLLSFICVFAWWQTIIPSNDRLWYPTLTHGVTADFDGQTAHIHNIRNFDWSDPTYTYTSWIDGEYDMNSVVGVDLYLSYWMGPYLAHSLVGFNFADGRQIIFSSELRIERDEEYSNIAGFFKKYELIMLAGTAEDIIYQRANSPYESVFRYPLKVSKEDAKNLLLIYLTAANDLAHNARFYNTFFSNCTTVIFELAKKRFPDLPSDYRVILSGLLPYYLYENGFIDTTLPLHDTMTKAYISTAQPVPPDLVAAKQ comes from the coding sequence GTGAAACAAGTAACTAAGATTATATTTAAAATTATCTTATCCTTGCTATTAATCCTTTTCTTTATATGGACAGGGCTTGCCTTTTATTATCAAGCGCCCTTTGGTAAAGCTATCGGCTATATTTTTCTTGCGCTTTGGCTGTTATTTTCCTTTTGGGTTATATGGACGCAATGGAGCAAAAGGCCTTGGCGAGGACGCATTGCGGTTTTACTAAGTTTTATATGCGTATTTGCTTGGTGGCAAACGATTATTCCTTCCAATGACCGCCTTTGGTACCCAACCCTTACCCATGGTGTTACCGCCGATTTTGATGGTCAAACAGCCCATATCCATAATATCCGCAATTTTGATTGGAGCGATCCTACATATACCTATACCTCATGGATTGATGGCGAATATGACATGAATAGCGTTGTCGGTGTTGACCTTTATCTATCCTATTGGATGGGGCCATATCTTGCCCATTCATTGGTTGGCTTTAACTTTGCTGATGGTAGACAAATTATATTTTCGTCAGAATTGCGCATTGAACGCGATGAAGAATATTCCAATATCGCCGGATTTTTTAAAAAATATGAATTGATCATGCTAGCCGGCACTGCAGAAGATATCATTTATCAACGTGCAAACAGCCCATACGAAAGTGTTTTTCGCTATCCCCTTAAAGTCAGCAAGGAAGACGCAAAAAATCTTTTATTAATTTATCTAACTGCAGCCAATGACCTTGCACATAATGCCCGTTTTTATAATACATTTTTTAGCAATTGCACCACTGTCATATTTGAATTAGCCAAAAAGCGCTTTCCTGACTTACCAAGCGATTACCGTGTGATACTTTCTGGGCTCCTTCCCTATTATCTTTATGAAAACGGTTTTATCGACACCACATTACCGCTCCATGACACTATGACTAAGGCTTATATAAGCACTGCCCAACCAGTGCCACCCGATCTTGTTGCTGCCAAACAATGA